A window of the Acetobacteraceae bacterium genome harbors these coding sequences:
- a CDS encoding S9 family peptidase, giving the protein MAASWVTADLINGKNRQISELKALGNWAVWLEKSLETGGKRHLCGINLSLSQTERKWIDFSSSFVEIGAQVNEYGGGSWAGYWDKTEQNFVFVYADSKRGGVWASFFSPKNWAQNLEIQLVESSAESENFYADFSFDSEKKGCFAVKEKRFENGTEAQEIVYISLKNLDEICEKTLLSGRDFFASPCCSADGNYLAFISWKEGEMPWTATALKCLSLKNPEETPFLIAGDNGQESLMEPHWDKKSPILSALSDKMGMWNPVLFTLSEEKGVLEAKREDFSPAPEEIGIPAWQFSQKSLLPLGEKIFLGRSLSQGVGKLWFFEEKTGWQVLEGIFPVFRPERLENGIFICLNAPADAPLSLVAFSLSAGKKIKQLEIFRYSWELPQNLSPSEISIPKQLEFLPSQGIFPLRALYYPATSQKLLKEGKTPLIVKVHGGPTGSAQGALDLRIQYWTSQGFSVLEVDYRGSAGYGRAYREALNGKWGVLDVQDCCEAAKCLLEIAPIDPQRCVIRGSSAGGLTALAALVQENSPFKATCCLYGVTDLSALAGEGPRFEAYYVESLVGKYPEEKAVYTERSPISWLERLTAPILFLHGGRDRVVPAEQAKKLAEKLPCASFHLYPEEGHGFQQAEIVLDALTRERRFYQAVFAAEEAEI; this is encoded by the coding sequence ATGGCTGCTTCATGGGTGACTGCTGATTTAATCAATGGAAAAAATCGTCAAATTTCTGAGTTAAAAGCGCTTGGAAATTGGGCTGTCTGGCTTGAAAAATCTTTAGAAACGGGTGGAAAACGTCATCTTTGCGGCATAAATCTCTCTCTTTCCCAAACGGAACGGAAATGGATAGATTTTTCTTCTTCCTTTGTGGAGATTGGCGCTCAAGTCAATGAATATGGCGGTGGATCTTGGGCAGGATATTGGGATAAAACAGAACAAAATTTTGTTTTTGTTTATGCAGATTCTAAGAGAGGTGGCGTTTGGGCAAGTTTTTTCTCACCAAAGAATTGGGCCCAAAATCTTGAAATTCAACTGGTCGAATCTTCCGCTGAAAGTGAAAATTTTTATGCGGATTTTTCCTTTGATTCTGAGAAAAAAGGGTGTTTTGCCGTTAAAGAAAAACGTTTTGAAAATGGGACTGAAGCACAGGAAATTGTTTATATTTCTCTTAAAAATTTAGATGAAATTTGTGAGAAAACCCTTCTTTCAGGACGTGATTTTTTTGCTTCGCCATGTTGTTCTGCGGATGGAAATTATCTTGCTTTTATTTCTTGGAAAGAAGGCGAAATGCCTTGGACAGCGACAGCCTTAAAATGTCTTTCTTTAAAAAATCCAGAAGAAACACCCTTTCTTATCGCAGGAGATAACGGACAAGAAAGTTTAATGGAGCCTCATTGGGATAAAAAATCCCCTATTTTATCTGCACTTTCTGATAAAATGGGCATGTGGAATCCTGTTCTTTTTACCTTGTCTGAAGAAAAAGGGGTTTTAGAAGCGAAAAGGGAAGATTTTTCACCAGCACCCGAAGAAATCGGGATACCAGCCTGGCAATTTTCTCAAAAAAGCCTGTTGCCTTTGGGTGAGAAAATTTTCTTAGGACGCTCTTTGTCTCAAGGAGTTGGGAAATTATGGTTTTTTGAAGAAAAAACAGGCTGGCAGGTTTTAGAAGGGATTTTTCCTGTTTTTCGGCCAGAAAGATTGGAAAATGGGATTTTTATTTGTCTGAATGCACCTGCAGATGCGCCCCTTTCTTTGGTGGCATTTTCGTTGTCAGCCGGTAAAAAGATAAAACAGCTGGAAATTTTTCGGTATTCTTGGGAACTGCCTCAAAACCTTTCCCCTTCAGAGATTTCTATCCCTAAACAGCTTGAATTTTTACCCTCTCAAGGGATTTTTCCTTTACGAGCGCTCTACTACCCAGCAACCTCTCAAAAGCTTCTAAAAGAAGGCAAAACACCGCTTATCGTGAAAGTCCATGGAGGGCCAACAGGATCAGCGCAAGGCGCTTTAGATTTGCGCATTCAATATTGGACTAGCCAAGGATTTTCGGTTCTTGAAGTCGATTATCGGGGATCTGCCGGCTATGGCAGAGCTTACCGGGAAGCTTTGAATGGAAAATGGGGTGTTTTGGATGTGCAGGATTGTTGTGAGGCAGCCAAATGTCTTTTAGAAATTGCCCCGATTGATCCGCAAAGATGTGTTATACGGGGAAGCAGTGCAGGCGGTTTAACGGCTTTAGCCGCTTTAGTGCAGGAAAACTCCCCTTTTAAAGCGACTTGTTGTCTTTATGGGGTAACGGACCTTTCCGCTTTGGCTGGCGAAGGCCCTCGTTTTGAAGCTTATTATGTGGAATCTTTGGTTGGAAAATATCCTGAAGAAAAAGCCGTTTATACAGAAAGATCCCCTATTTCGTGGCTTGAACGTCTAACCGCCCCTATTTTGTTTTTACATGGCGGAAGAGATCGTGTTGTGCCAGCGGAACAGGCTAAAAAACTTGCAGAAAAACTTCCTTGCGCAAGCTTTCATCTTTATCCAGAAGAGGGTCATGGCTTTCAACAGGCGGAAATAGTTTTAGATGCGCTGACCCGTGAAAGGCGTTTTTATCAGGCTGTTTTTGCAGCAGAAGAGGCAGAGATTTAG
- a CDS encoding DedA family protein: MTSFKRKAKTVFKNLWRDPLPCHLPSLTAFFHLSTFLEPYFQNYGYWVVGVTIFLESIGIPLPAETLIIAISLYAASTHALNIFIIAALTILGTILGNIIGYGLGRKFGSKLLEHYGKYIGLDENRLLIGRYLCHRWGRITIIFSRYFAFLRLFASLIAGTLQMKWLRFLVADIVGSILWGLTYSVGTYYFGEQVLKLPLYGIIAVVVLILIGFGAFLYFIKKEEQNLLKKAQLFFETAENSPKL; the protein is encoded by the coding sequence CTGACTTCCTTTAAAAGAAAGGCTAAGACGGTTTTCAAAAATTTATGGAGAGATCCTCTGCCTTGTCATCTGCCAAGCTTAACGGCTTTTTTTCATTTAAGCACTTTTCTTGAGCCTTATTTCCAAAATTACGGCTATTGGGTTGTTGGCGTAACGATTTTTTTGGAAAGTATCGGCATTCCCCTGCCAGCAGAAACTCTGATCATTGCCATCTCTCTTTATGCAGCAAGTACGCATGCGCTTAATATTTTTATCATTGCAGCGCTTACGATTTTAGGGACAATTTTAGGCAATATTATTGGTTATGGGCTTGGTCGGAAATTTGGCAGCAAACTCCTTGAACATTATGGAAAATATATCGGTTTAGATGAAAACCGCCTCTTAATTGGACGGTATCTTTGCCATAGATGGGGACGTATTACGATTATTTTCAGCCGTTATTTTGCCTTTTTGCGTCTCTTTGCCTCTTTGATTGCGGGCACATTACAGATGAAATGGCTGCGTTTTTTAGTGGCAGATATTGTCGGCAGTATTCTTTGGGGATTAACCTATAGCGTTGGGACTTATTATTTTGGAGAACAGGTTTTAAAACTGCCTCTTTATGGGATTATTGCGGTTGTTGTTCTTATCCTTATAGGCTTTGGCGCTTTTCTTTATTTCATCAAAAAAGAAGAGCAGAACCTCTTAAAAAAGGCGCAGCTCTTCTTTGAAACAGCGGAAAATTCCCCTAAACTTTAA
- a CDS encoding CopD family protein, giving the protein MGFTAWMAGIFYIPRLFVYHAQLDECEEPKAYERYCVMEHKLLRQIMAPAMVFTLLTGGIMSFLPGVIDWQSAWWWIKLACIAGLIVFQGFCFHYQKAFVVRKNQNPERFYRFFNEVPTILMMILVLMICVRPSF; this is encoded by the coding sequence ATGGGCTTTACGGCTTGGATGGCGGGTATTTTTTATATTCCCCGTTTGTTTGTTTACCATGCGCAATTAGATGAATGTGAAGAGCCCAAGGCCTATGAGCGTTATTGCGTTATGGAACATAAGCTTTTGCGTCAAATTATGGCACCTGCCATGGTTTTTACGCTTTTAACGGGCGGTATCATGAGCTTTTTGCCAGGGGTGATTGACTGGCAAAGTGCGTGGTGGTGGATAAAATTGGCCTGTATTGCTGGATTAATTGTTTTTCAGGGCTTTTGTTTTCATTATCAAAAAGCTTTTGTTGTGCGGAAAAATCAAAATCCAGAGCGTTTTTACCGCTTTTTTAACGAAGTGCCGACCATTTTAATGATGATTTTGGTTTTAATGATCTGCGTTCGCCCTTCTTTTTAA
- a CDS encoding HAD family phosphatase → MVESSSQNLEKFLSYPKAELVLFDCDGVLVDSEPAAQKASVDFAAKYGIQMTIPEAEKYFLGHSMPEIIRILRKLSSEELPENADELLKAHFISVMKTEARTFDGVKSLLQKLNKAGIPFHVGSNSSMDEMQAKFKAVKIEDEIDPNKVHSAVDMGKPKPAPDVYLLGAEEEKISPEKTIVVEDSDAGAKAAFNAGMRCILLRHPGQKVPDFFKEGQVAVAYNISDVEKILSQALREKI, encoded by the coding sequence ATGGTGGAATCTAGCTCACAAAATTTAGAGAAATTCCTTTCTTATCCAAAGGCAGAGCTCGTTTTGTTCGATTGCGATGGCGTTTTAGTCGATAGCGAGCCAGCGGCTCAAAAAGCTTCGGTTGACTTTGCCGCAAAATATGGCATTCAGATGACCATTCCAGAGGCAGAAAAATATTTTCTAGGCCATTCAATGCCTGAAATTATTAGAATTTTGCGTAAATTATCGTCAGAGGAACTCCCTGAAAATGCGGATGAATTGCTCAAAGCGCATTTTATTTCTGTTATGAAAACAGAAGCACGCACGTTTGACGGTGTAAAATCGCTTCTTCAAAAGTTAAATAAGGCAGGTATTCCCTTCCATGTTGGCTCAAATTCATCGATGGATGAAATGCAGGCTAAGTTTAAAGCCGTTAAAATCGAGGATGAAATCGATCCAAACAAGGTTCATTCCGCTGTTGATATGGGAAAACCAAAACCTGCGCCAGATGTCTATCTTTTAGGGGCTGAAGAGGAAAAAATTTCACCCGAAAAAACAATTGTTGTTGAAGATAGTGACGCGGGTGCAAAAGCCGCTTTCAATGCTGGAATGCGCTGTATTTTACTGCGCCATCCTGGGCAAAAAGTGCCAGATTTTTTTAAAGAAGGCCAAGTTGCTGTTGCCTATAACATATCTGATGTTGAGAAAATTCTTTCTCAGGCTTTAAGGGAAAAAATTTAA
- a CDS encoding uroporphyrinogen decarboxylase, with product MRFSSNLPLLKTLSGQETWPPPVWLMRQAGRYLPEFREWRSKADFLTRCLTPEIAAELTLQPIDRYDMDGAILFSDILILPWALGRDLKFPEGVGPVMPPVREEKDLLECEKALKSGEAFKKMAPVREALKILSQKLAGKTTTLLGFAGSPFTVSCYMVEGSGSKTFLELRKMMINHPDRYQKLMEILTEGTIELLRGQIDAGAQAVMLFDSWSGILPSDEFRKWVIEPTKKIRKALKDSHPETKVIGFPRLAGVMVPEYAVETGVDAVSLDVSADLKTILPLIPENIVIQGNLDPALLFCGGEKMRETAKEICQILKNRPHIFNLGHGVPQFTPVENVKDLVETIRALPKNS from the coding sequence ATGCGTTTTTCTTCAAATTTACCTTTGTTAAAAACCCTTTCGGGTCAAGAAACATGGCCTCCTCCTGTTTGGTTGATGCGACAAGCAGGTCGGTATTTGCCAGAATTTAGAGAATGGCGTTCAAAGGCCGATTTTTTAACCCGTTGTTTAACGCCTGAAATTGCAGCGGAACTTACACTGCAACCCATAGATCGTTATGACATGGATGGCGCTATTCTTTTTTCTGATATTTTGATTCTTCCTTGGGCTTTAGGACGGGATTTAAAATTTCCAGAAGGGGTTGGGCCTGTTATGCCCCCTGTCAGAGAAGAAAAAGATCTCTTGGAATGTGAAAAAGCCTTAAAATCAGGAGAAGCTTTTAAAAAAATGGCGCCTGTGCGTGAAGCTTTAAAGATTTTAAGCCAAAAATTGGCTGGAAAAACGACAACTTTACTTGGATTTGCAGGCAGTCCTTTCACTGTTTCCTGCTATATGGTCGAGGGAAGTGGCTCTAAAACGTTTCTCGAACTCCGAAAAATGATGATTAATCATCCGGATCGTTATCAAAAATTGATGGAGATTTTAACTGAAGGCACGATTGAACTTCTTCGGGGACAAATTGATGCTGGTGCGCAGGCTGTGATGCTTTTCGATTCATGGTCTGGCATTCTGCCTTCAGATGAATTCCGTAAATGGGTCATTGAACCGACAAAGAAAATTCGCAAAGCGCTTAAAGACTCTCATCCAGAAACAAAAGTGATTGGATTTCCACGCTTGGCAGGGGTTATGGTGCCTGAATATGCGGTTGAAACAGGTGTTGATGCGGTGAGTTTAGATGTTTCCGCAGATTTAAAAACAATTTTGCCACTTATTCCTGAAAATATTGTCATTCAGGGGAACTTAGACCCTGCTTTGCTTTTTTGCGGGGGCGAAAAAATGAGAGAAACGGCCAAGGAAATTTGCCAAATTTTGAAAAACAGGCCGCATATTTTCAATTTAGGTCATGGTGTGCCACAATTTACACCTGTTGAAAATGTAAAAGATTTGGTGGAAACTATTCGGGCATTGCCTAAAAATTCTTAA
- a CDS encoding Maf-like protein has translation MDLEISFPLKRSNIILASGSKTREKILKDAGISPRLFPVDCPEEALKAEFLKKNDSLKDISGQLALAKAQIAQKKLQKETDFSQNQSLIIGADQILECEGELYNKPKTLEEAEKQLWGMRGKTQFLHTSFCLLQERQPVVIYTESPKLKMRHFSEAFLKAFIDFEGEELLFCVGACRIEGPGIQLFEKIEGAQETILGLPLFPLLSALRERKLLPV, from the coding sequence ATGGATTTAGAAATTTCTTTTCCGCTTAAAAGATCGAATATCATCTTAGCAAGCGGTTCTAAAACAAGGGAGAAAATTTTAAAAGATGCAGGTATTTCTCCCCGATTATTTCCTGTGGATTGCCCTGAAGAAGCCCTAAAAGCCGAATTTTTAAAGAAAAATGACTCTCTGAAAGATATTTCCGGACAATTAGCACTCGCAAAGGCGCAGATTGCCCAAAAAAAGCTGCAAAAAGAGACTGATTTTTCTCAAAATCAATCTTTAATCATTGGTGCAGATCAAATTTTAGAATGTGAAGGCGAGCTTTATAATAAACCAAAGACTTTAGAAGAAGCCGAAAAACAGCTTTGGGGAATGCGTGGAAAAACGCAGTTTTTACATACGTCCTTTTGTCTTTTGCAAGAAAGGCAGCCTGTTGTGATCTATACAGAAAGTCCAAAATTGAAAATGCGGCATTTTTCAGAAGCTTTTTTGAAAGCCTTTATTGATTTTGAAGGGGAAGAATTGCTTTTTTGCGTTGGCGCATGCCGTATTGAAGGGCCTGGCATTCAGCTTTTTGAAAAAATCGAAGGCGCACAGGAAACAATTTTGGGATTGCCGCTTTTTCCGCTTTTATCTGCATTGAGAGAAAGAAAATTGCTTCCCGTTTAA
- the arsC gene encoding arsenate reductase (glutaredoxin): MRNIILYHNPACGTSRKVLEIIRNHGIEPEIVLYLKTPPSHEELVKLITEMGITARALLRKNGKIYKELALENEKLTDEQLIDFMVEHPVLINRPIVVSPVGIRLCRPAETVLDLLPKS, encoded by the coding sequence ATGCGCAATATAATTCTTTATCACAATCCAGCCTGTGGAACGTCACGCAAAGTCTTGGAAATCATCCGTAATCATGGGATTGAACCTGAGATTGTTCTCTATCTTAAAACGCCTCCCTCTCATGAAGAATTGGTTAAGCTCATTACTGAAATGGGAATAACGGCACGCGCGCTACTGCGTAAAAATGGCAAAATTTATAAAGAATTAGCGCTTGAGAATGAAAAGCTCACCGATGAACAGCTTATTGATTTTATGGTTGAACATCCCGTCTTAATCAACCGTCCGATCGTTGTAAGTCCCGTGGGAATACGCCTCTGCAGACCAGCCGAAACCGTCTTGGATCTTCTTCCAAAGTCCTAA